The Filimonas lacunae genomic sequence TGACAGGTCTGATTCCTATGTATTTGAAAACTGCTTATAAAAAAGAACCTGTTTTTTCGCAAAGCAAGGTGATTTATACTATCGGGTCTAACACGTTCACCGATTCGCTGGGTGAAGATTTTGCTGAAAAAGCAAACATCCATGCCAACATAAAGGACAAAGACCTGGAAGCTTATAAGGAAGCTAACAATACCGCATTATTCAGAGGTGGTGCTTTACATGCTGATGCTGTTACTTTTGGTTCGGACAATGTAGAGCAATCTCTGCTGGACGAATTCAGCAAAGTAAAGGGCAAGAAAATCATACCTTTTAAAGGCTGGGACAGCGATTTTGCTGAGTACCAGGAATTATACAATGATCTTGCGGGTAAGTAATTTACCTACTATATTTGCCGACCATTAAATTCAAAGAAGATGCCTTATCTTTTTACATCCGAAAGTGTGTCTGAAGGACATCCGGATAAAATTGCCGATCAGATATCAGACGCCCTGATTGATAACTTCATGGCTTTTGATCCTACCAGTAAAGTAGCGTGTGAAACATTAGTAACTACCGGACAGGTTGTACTGGCAGGTGAAGTGAAGTCTAAAGCTTACCTGGATGTACAGGATATTGCCCGTGGTGTAATTCGCAAAATAGGTTATACCAAAAGCGAATATATGTTTGAGGCTAACAGCTGTGGTATTCTTTCTGCTATTCACGAACAGTCTGGCGATATTAACCAGGGTGTAGATAAGAAGAAGAAAGAAGAGCAGGGTGCTGGCGACCAGGGTATGATGTTTGGTTATGCTACCAACGAAACAGCTGACTACATGCCACTGGCATTAGACCTGGCTCACAAATTATTATTAGAACTGGCTGCATTACGCAGAGAGAATAAAGAAATCAAATACCTGCGTCCTGATGCTAAAAGCCAGGTAACGCTGGAGTATGATGATAATAACAAGCCTATCCGCATTGATGCTATTGTAATTTCTACCCAACACGATGATTTTGCAGAAGATGCAAAAATGCTGGCTAAAATTAAAAAAGACATCATCGGTATTCTTATTCCACGTGTGAAAGCGCGTTATAAGAAATACGCTCACCTGTTTAACGACAAAATCAAATTCCATATTAACCCTACCGGCAAGTTTGTAATTGGTGGCCCACACGGCGACACTGGTTTAACTGGTCGTAAAATTATTGTGGATACTTACGGTGGTAAAGGTGCACACGGTGGTGGTGCTTTCAGCGGTAAAGACCCGAGCAAGGTTGACCGTTCTGCCGCATACGCTACCCGCCACATTGCTAAAAACCTGGTAGCTGCCGGTGTTTGTGATGAGGTGCT encodes the following:
- the metK gene encoding methionine adenosyltransferase codes for the protein MPYLFTSESVSEGHPDKIADQISDALIDNFMAFDPTSKVACETLVTTGQVVLAGEVKSKAYLDVQDIARGVIRKIGYTKSEYMFEANSCGILSAIHEQSGDINQGVDKKKKEEQGAGDQGMMFGYATNETADYMPLALDLAHKLLLELAALRRENKEIKYLRPDAKSQVTLEYDDNNKPIRIDAIVISTQHDDFAEDAKMLAKIKKDIIGILIPRVKARYKKYAHLFNDKIKFHINPTGKFVIGGPHGDTGLTGRKIIVDTYGGKGAHGGGAFSGKDPSKVDRSAAYATRHIAKNLVAAGVCDEVLVQVSYAIGVAKPTSIYVNTYGTAKVKKTDGQIAKLVEGIFDMRPYFIEQRLKLRNPIYSETAAYGHMGRKNEVVEKEFKGPDGKVIKKKVELFTWEKLDFVPQVKKAFGIK